Genomic segment of Candidatus Methylomirabilota bacterium:
AGCTGCGCGCACAGACGCTCGCGTGGGCGCGCGGCGAGGCGCTCACGCCGAAGTACTTCGCGCATCAGATCGCCTTCAACGTGATCCCGCACATCGACAAGTTCGTCGACAACGGCTACACCGGCGAGGAGATGAAGCTGGTGGACGAGGTGCGGAAGATCCTGGAGGCGCCCGACCTTCTCGTGTCGCCGACGACGGTGCGCGTGCCCGTCTTCACCGCCCACTCGATCGCCGTCAACGCGGAGACCGAGCGCCCGGTGGGGGTGGCCCGCGCCCGCGAGGTGTTCGCGGCCTTCCCGGGCCTGCGTCTCTGGGACGAGCCGGCGGAGAGCCGGTATCCAATGCCGGTGATGGTGGAGGGCCAGGACGATTGCTTCGTGGGGCGCATCCGGCAGGATCTGGCGGCGCCCAACGGCCTCAACTTCTGGGTGGTGGGCGATCAGCTCCGCAAAGGCGCCGCGCTCAACGGCGTCCAGATCGCCGAGCTCCTGATCCGCTGAGCGGGGAGGAGGAGCCCGCACGCCGACGCTCCGCCTCACCCTCGCCTACGACGGCACCGACTTCCAGGGCTGGCAGCGCCAACCCGGCCGCCCCACCGTGCAGGGCCTGGTGATGGACGCGTGCGCCCGCGTGCTGGGCGCCCCCGTGAAGGTCACGGGCGCAAGCCGCACCGACGCCGGCGTGCACGCGCTGCGGCAGGTCGCGAGCCTCGTCACCGACGGCGCCCTCCCGCCGGAGCGGCTCCAGCGCGCGCTCAACGCGCTCCTGCCCGACGCCGTGCGGGTTACCGACGCCCGCCCCGCGCCCGCCGGCTTCGACGCCCGCCGCTCCGCCTCGGGCAAGCGCTATTTCTATCTGATCGACCGCGCGGCCGCCGCCGATCCCTTCCTGCGCCAGTACGCGTGGCATCAGCCGCGCCCGCTCGACGCGGCGGCGATGGCGGCGGCCCTGGGTCGCCTCCGCGGCAAGCACGACTTCTCCGCCTTCTGCGCGGCGCCGGGGCGGGGCCGGACGCCGGTCTGCACGGTGCGCGCGGCGCGCCTGGTGAGCCGCCGCACGCGGCTGGGCCTGCTCGTCTCCGCCGACAGCTTTCTCCATCACATGGTGCGAAACGTGGTCGGGAGCCTGGTCGAGGTGGGGCGAGGCGCGCGCGAGCCCGGGTGGATGTCCGCATTACTCGAGGGCCGCGACCGCCGGCTCGCCGGGCCCACCGCGCCGCCCCAGGGGCTCTGCCTCGTCCGCGTCCTCTACGGGGGGTTTCTTGCGTCCCATGCGCCGGGGCCGTAGGCTGGACGCCGACATGACGCGCGAGCCGGCGACCGACGCATGAGGACTTTCTTCGTGCTCCGCCGAGGCCGCCTCGAGGAGGTGCACGCCGAGGTCGTGCGCGAGCAGCCGCTCACCGTCTACGTGAACGGCGAGCGCTTCCTGACCCTCCTCTGCACGCCCCTGAAGCTGGACGCGCTGGTGCTCGGCTATCTCTGGATGGAGAAGGTGATCGGCGGCGTCGAGGACGTGACCGCGCTCACCGTGTCCGAGGTGGATGGGCGCGCGGACGTCACGCTCACGCGGCCGGTGACGCTGCCCACCGAGCGCATCCTCACCTCAGGGTGCGGCGGCGGCATCACGTTCCGGATCGATCCCCGGCTCTTCACGCGGCTGGATTCTCCGCTGCGCGTGCGCCCCGCAGATCTGGCCGCCCGCATGAAAGACCTCTACGGCGAGGCCGTGCAGTATCAGGCCTCCCGCGGCATTCACGGCGCCGCTCTCGCCGATCCCGGCCGCCTGCTCGTGGTCGCGGAGGACGTCGGTCGTCACAACGCGGTCGACAAGCTCAAGGGCGAGGCCCTCCTGCGCAACCTCGCCACCACGGACCGCCTGCTCCTCTCCACCGGGCGCATCTCCTCCGAGATGCTGCTGAAGGCCGCGCGCATGGGGGTGCCGCTCGTCGCCTCACGCACTTCGCCCACCGAGATGGCGGTGGCGCTGGCCGAGCAGCTCGGCATCACCGTGGTCGGCTACGTGCGCCCCGACAGCCTCAACCTCTATACGGGCGAGGCGGTCGCGGTGGACGAGGCCGGCTGAGGCCCGGGTGGGATCTGCCGTGCGCGCGATCGCCGCCAACGCCGTGCTCTACGACGTGGCGCTCACCGCCTATATCGTGGCGATGGCCGCCGCCCTCGGCCACCTCGTGCGCCGCCGCGAGAGCCTCTGGCGCTTCGCGATGATCGCCACCCAGGTCGGCTGGATCCTCCACACCCTCGCGATCACGGTGCGAGGCGTCGAGCTGGGTCGCCTGCCCATCCTCACGCCCTCGGAGCTCGTGTCGGTCGTGATCTGGGCCGCCGTGCTGCTCGAGATCTGGGCCGAGCGTCAGTACGGCATGCGCGCGCTGGGCGCCTTCGTCCTCCCGGTCGTCGTCGGCCTGGGGCTAGGGCTGCCCACCGGGCTCCGCACGCTCGCGCTCGAGCCGGCGATCCGGAGCGCGTGGATCTGGGTGCATGTGGCGCTCGCCCTCCTGGGCCTGGCCGCGCTCGTGCTGAACTTCGCCGCCGCCCTGATGTATCTCCTCCAGGAGCGTCAGCTCAAGGCGCGGCGCCCGAGCGCCGTCTACTACCGGCTGCCGCCGCTGGAGACGCTCGACCGGCTGAGCCATCGCACGCTCACCCTCGGCTTTCCCTTCCTCACCGCCGGACTCCTGCTCGGGCTCCTGTGGGCCGGCGTCGCCTGGGGCTCCGTGCTGACATGGGATCCCATCGCGCTGTTCTCGCTGGTCATGTGGGTGGTCTACGCGGCCACCCTCGCCGGCCGCACCGTCGGGCACTGGCACGGGCGGCGCGCAGCGTATTTCGCCATCGTGGGCTTCTGCGCGCTGCTCCTGACACTGGGCGCGGGCCTTCTCCTCCAGGGGCGGCACGGCGCATGACCGCCACGCTCTTCGTCGCGGGCATGAGCCATCGCACCGCCCCCGTCGAGGTGCGTGAGGTCCTGGCGCTGGAGGAGGACAAGCTCCGCGAGGTGCTGGCCGTGCTGGGCGCGGATGGACCGGCCGCCGAGCTGATGATCCTCTCCACCTGCAACCGGGTGGAGGTGTACGGAGTCGCGGACGTCCCGGGCGAGGCGCGGGCGGCGGCCTTCCGCGCGCTGGGCGCCCACCGCGGCGTGACGCTCGCCGCCGTCGAGCCGCTCCTCGTCACCGCCACCCAGGAAGAGGCGGTGCGCCACGCGTTCCGGGTGGCGGCAAGCCTCGATTCCCTGGTGGTGGGCGAGCCGCAGATCCTGGGCCAGGTGAAGGACGCCTTCGCGTTGGCCCAGGCGTGCCGAACCGTCGGACCGGTGCTGAGCGCGCTCATGAGCCAGGCCTTCAGCGTGGCCAAGCGGGTACGCACGGAGACCGAGGTCGGCCGCCTCGCCGTGTCCGTGTCGTCCACCGCGGTGGAGCTGGCGCGTAAGATCTTCGGCAGCCTCGAGGGTAAGGGTGTGCTCCTGCTCGGCGCCGGCGAGATGGCGGAGCTGGCCGCGCGGCTCCTCATGGAGAGCGGCGCCATGCCGCTGTACGTGGCCAACCGCACCGCGGCGCGCGCGCGGGATCTCGCCCAGGCCCTCGCGGGCACGGCGGTGGCCATGTCGGATGTGCCGGCGATGATGGCGCGGGTGGACGTGGTGATCGCCGCCACCGCGGCCCCGGAGCCGGTGGTGCGCGTCGCCGACGCGCGCGCGGCCGCGCACGCGCGCGGCGCCCGCCCGCTGTTCCTCATCGATCTCGGCGTGCCCCGCAACGTGGAGGCCGCGGTCAACCACCTCGACGGCGTGTTCTGCTACGACGTGGACGATCTCCAGCAGGTGGTGGAGGCGAATCTCCGCGAGCGCCAGCGCGAGGCCCAGCGGGCGGAGTCGCTGGTGGAGCGCGAGGTGGCCAAGTTCCTCGCCCGGCTCCGTGACGTCGAAGTCGTGCCCACCATCGTCTCGCTGCGCGAGCGCCTGGAAGCGATTCGTCGCGGCGAGCTCGACAAGGCCCTCGCCCGGCTTCCCGGCGCGAGCGAGGAGACGCGCCAGGTGCTCGAGGCCCTCTCCCAGTCCATCGTGAACAAGGTCCTGCACACGCCCATCGAGAAGCTCCGTGACTCCTCGCGGGCCGGTCACGGCCGCCGCTGGATCGAGGTGGTGTCGGAGGTGTTCGGGCTGCGGCCCGGCGACAGGCCGGACCGATGAAGGTCCGGATCGGCACGCGCGGGAGCCGTCTCGCCCTCGTCCAGGCCGAGGCGGTGGCGGCTGGGCTGCGCGCGCGAGGCGCCAGGGTCGAGATCGTCGCCATCCGCACCTCGGGCGATCAGCTCGCCACCGTGCCGCTCGCCGACTTTGGCGGCAAGGCGCTCTTCATCAAGGAGGTGGAGGACGCCCTCCTCGCCGGCCACGTGGATGTCGCCGTGCACAGCCTCAAGGACATGCCGGCCGCCTTGCCTCCCGGCCTCACCCTCGCCGCCTTTCCGCGCCGCGAGGACCCGGCGGATGTCCTGGTGACGCGCGACGGCCGCGGCCTCGACGACCTCCCCCCGGGCGCGCGCGTGGGCACCTCGAGCCTGCGACGGCGGGTGCTCCTCCAGCGTATGCGACCCGACCTCTTGGATGTCCCCATTCGCGGCAATGTGGACACGCGGCTTCGGAAGCTCGCGGACGGCCAGTACGACGCGCTGGTGCTTGCGCGGGCCGGTCTCGTCCGGCTCGGGATCGAGCCCCCGGCCATGGTCCGCCTGCCCGTCGACACGTTTCTGCCGGCGGCGGGGCAGGGAATCCTGGGCGTGGAGGCGCGCGCGGGCGAGGCGCCGCTGCTTGAACTTCTGGCCACCCTGGACCACACTGAGACCCGGATCCAGGCTGAGGCGGAGCGGGCGTTTCTCTACCGCCTGGGTGCCGGCTGCCACACCCCGGTGGCGGGATTCGCCCGGCTGGCCGGCCCCGCCCTCTCGGTGGCCGGGTTCGTCGCGAGCGGGGACGGCAACACGGTCCTCACTGCGGCGGTGAGCGGTGCCCCATCCGGGGCTCGGGCGCTGGGGGAGAAGCTCGCGGAGGAGCTGCTGGCGCGGGGCGCGGGCGCCCTGCTGATCGCGGACGGAACATCTCGGGAAGGAGAGCGCTGAGTGCGAGCGGAAGGCGTCGAGACCGCGCGGCCCCTGGCCGACAGGGTCGTGGTGGTCACGCGCGCGGCGGCTCAGGCGGGCGCGCTCCGCGACGCCCTCGAGGCCGACGGCGCCCGCGTCGTCGTCATGCCCACCATCGTGATCGAGCCGCCCGCCGACTGGGCGCCCCTGGATGCCGCGTTCGATCACGCGGCCGACTATCGCTGGGTGATCTTCACCAGTGTCAATGGCGTGGAGATGACGCGCGGCCGGCTCGCCGAGCGCGGCGGAGGGGCCGAGGTGCTGCGCGGGCGCCGCATCGCCGCCATCGGTCCCGCCACCGCCAAGGCCCTCGAGGCATGGGGTTACCCCGCCGAGCTGGTGCCCGAGGAGTACGTCGCCGAGGGGCTGGTGCGCCGGCTCGCCGAGGTCGTCGCCGCGGGTGACCGGGTCCTCTTGCCGCGGGCCGCGGAGACCCGCGACCTGCTCCTGCGCGAGCTCGCCGCGCTGGGCGCGCGCGTGGACGAGGTGGCGGCCTACCGCACGCGCCCGGCGGAGGGCACGGGCGCCGAGCTCCGGGCGCTGCTCGCGCGGGGCGCCGTCGACGTCGTAACGTTCACCAGCTCCTCCACCGTCCGGCACTTCGCGGCGCTGTTCGCCCCGGACGAGATGGCCGCGCTGATGCGCGACGTCCGGGTCGCCTGCATCGGTCCGGTGACGCGCGACACCGCCGACCGCTTTGGACTCGCCACCGCGATCATGCCGACCGAGTACACGATCCCCGCGCTCGCCGCGGCCATCGCCCGCCATTACGAGCGCGAGAAGAGGAGCTGACGATGCCGTATCCCGTCTACCGTCCCCGCCGCCTGCGTGAGTCGCCGCTGCTGCGCCGTATGGTGCGCGAGACCGTGCTGCGGACCGACGACCTCATCCTGCCCTTCTTCACGGTGCACGGGCGGGGCGTGCGCGAGCCCATCAGCTCCATGCCCGGGCAGTTCCGGCTCTCGATCGACGAGCTGTTGAAGGAGTGCAAGGACGCCGCGTCCATGGGCATCCCCGCGGTGCTGCTGTTCGGGCTCCCGCGCGACAAGGATCCCCGTGGGAGCGAAGCCTACGCCGAGGATGGGATCATCCAGCAGGCGGTGCGCGCGGTGAAGGACAGCATCCCCGACCTGCTCGTGATCACCGACGTGTGCCTCTGCGAGTACACCAGCCACGGCCATTGCGGGGTGGTGGAGGAGGACCAGGTCAAGAACGATCCCACGCTCGACCTCATCGCCCGCACCGCGCTCTCCCACGCGGAGGCGGGCGCGGACATGGTGGCGCCGTCGGACATGATGGATGGCCGCGTCGGCGCGATTCGCGAGGCCCTGGACGAGTCGGGTTATCAGGAGACGCCGATCATGGCGTACTCGGCGAAGTACGCCTCCGCGTTCTACGGGCCCTTCCGCGAGGCGGCCGACTCGGCGCCGCAGTTCGGCGACCGGCGCTCCTACCAGATGGATCCCGCGAACGCCCAGGAGGCCCTGCGCGAGGTGGCGCTCGACGTCGACGAGGGCGCGGACATCGTGATGGTCAAGCCTGCCCTGCCGTACCTGGACGTGGTCGCGCGGGTGAAGCAGGAATTCGGCGTCCCGGTCGCCGCGTACTCGGTGTCGGGGGAGTACGCGATGATCCGCGCCGCCGGACAGCTCGGCTGGCTCGACGAGGAGCGCGCGATGATGGAGGCGCTCACCGGGATTCGCCGCGCCGGGGCCGACCTCATCATCACCTACTTCGCCAAGGAGGCGGCGCGGCTCATCGAGCAGGGCCGGGCGTGAGGATTTCCGCCAAGGGCGAGTACGCGATCAAGGCCATGCTGGATCTCGCGCTCGCGGACGGCGCCGGGCTCCGGCCGATCCAGGACATCGCGGCGCGCCAGGACATCCCGCAGCGCTACCTCGAGCAGGTGCTGCTGGGGCTGACCCGCGCCGGGCTGCTCGTGTCCAAGCGGGGCTCGGCGGGCGGATACCGGCTCGCGCGTGCCGCCGATCAGGTGACGGTCGGCGACGTGCTCCGTGCGGTGGAGGGCCCGGTGAACGGGCTCGAGCCGGTGCGCCGCGGGCGTGGACGGATCGCGCGGGACCCGGTGGCCGATCTGTCCGAGCTCTGGCGCGAGATCGACGAGGCGGTATCCGGCGTGGTGGACCGCATCACGTTCGAGGACCTGAGGAAGCGGGCGGAAGAGCGGCGCAGCGTCGCGCGGGCCATGTATCACATCTAGTTTTTTTTGCCACGGAAACGACGTTTCCGATAGGGATACGACGATGATCGAGAACACGACGACGGGACGACTGACCCGGCCGCGCGTGGCCGGCTCGGTGCTGGAGCTGATCGGCGCCACGCCTCTGGTGCGGCTGAACCACATCCCACGCCCGGGCGGCGCGACCGTGCTCGGCAAGCTCGAGTCGCTCAACCCCGGGGGGAGCG
This window contains:
- the fdhD gene encoding formate dehydrogenase accessory sulfurtransferase FdhD; its protein translation is MRTFFVLRRGRLEEVHAEVVREQPLTVYVNGERFLTLLCTPLKLDALVLGYLWMEKVIGGVEDVTALTVSEVDGRADVTLTRPVTLPTERILTSGCGGGITFRIDPRLFTRLDSPLRVRPADLAARMKDLYGEAVQYQASRGIHGAALADPGRLLVVAEDVGRHNAVDKLKGEALLRNLATTDRLLLSTGRISSEMLLKAARMGVPLVASRTSPTEMAVALAEQLGITVVGYVRPDSLNLYTGEAVAVDEAG
- the ccsA gene encoding cytochrome c biogenesis protein CcsA — encoded protein: MRAIAANAVLYDVALTAYIVAMAAALGHLVRRRESLWRFAMIATQVGWILHTLAITVRGVELGRLPILTPSELVSVVIWAAVLLEIWAERQYGMRALGAFVLPVVVGLGLGLPTGLRTLALEPAIRSAWIWVHVALALLGLAALVLNFAAALMYLLQERQLKARRPSAVYYRLPPLETLDRLSHRTLTLGFPFLTAGLLLGLLWAGVAWGSVLTWDPIALFSLVMWVVYAATLAGRTVGHWHGRRAAYFAIVGFCALLLTLGAGLLLQGRHGA
- the hemA gene encoding glutamyl-tRNA reductase, with product MTATLFVAGMSHRTAPVEVREVLALEEDKLREVLAVLGADGPAAELMILSTCNRVEVYGVADVPGEARAAAFRALGAHRGVTLAAVEPLLVTATQEEAVRHAFRVAASLDSLVVGEPQILGQVKDAFALAQACRTVGPVLSALMSQAFSVAKRVRTETEVGRLAVSVSSTAVELARKIFGSLEGKGVLLLGAGEMAELAARLLMESGAMPLYVANRTAARARDLAQALAGTAVAMSDVPAMMARVDVVIAATAAPEPVVRVADARAAAHARGARPLFLIDLGVPRNVEAAVNHLDGVFCYDVDDLQQVVEANLRERQREAQRAESLVEREVAKFLARLRDVEVVPTIVSLRERLEAIRRGELDKALARLPGASEETRQVLEALSQSIVNKVLHTPIEKLRDSSRAGHGRRWIEVVSEVFGLRPGDRPDR
- the hemC gene encoding hydroxymethylbilane synthase, yielding MKVRIGTRGSRLALVQAEAVAAGLRARGARVEIVAIRTSGDQLATVPLADFGGKALFIKEVEDALLAGHVDVAVHSLKDMPAALPPGLTLAAFPRREDPADVLVTRDGRGLDDLPPGARVGTSSLRRRVLLQRMRPDLLDVPIRGNVDTRLRKLADGQYDALVLARAGLVRLGIEPPAMVRLPVDTFLPAAGQGILGVEARAGEAPLLELLATLDHTETRIQAEAERAFLYRLGAGCHTPVAGFARLAGPALSVAGFVASGDGNTVLTAAVSGAPSGARALGEKLAEELLARGAGALLIADGTSREGER
- a CDS encoding uroporphyrinogen-III synthase, coding for MRAEGVETARPLADRVVVVTRAAAQAGALRDALEADGARVVVMPTIVIEPPADWAPLDAAFDHAADYRWVIFTSVNGVEMTRGRLAERGGGAEVLRGRRIAAIGPATAKALEAWGYPAELVPEEYVAEGLVRRLAEVVAAGDRVLLPRAAETRDLLLRELAALGARVDEVAAYRTRPAEGTGAELRALLARGAVDVVTFTSSSTVRHFAALFAPDEMAALMRDVRVACIGPVTRDTADRFGLATAIMPTEYTIPALAAAIARHYEREKRS
- the hemB gene encoding porphobilinogen synthase — encoded protein: MPYPVYRPRRLRESPLLRRMVRETVLRTDDLILPFFTVHGRGVREPISSMPGQFRLSIDELLKECKDAASMGIPAVLLFGLPRDKDPRGSEAYAEDGIIQQAVRAVKDSIPDLLVITDVCLCEYTSHGHCGVVEEDQVKNDPTLDLIARTALSHAEAGADMVAPSDMMDGRVGAIREALDESGYQETPIMAYSAKYASAFYGPFREAADSAPQFGDRRSYQMDPANAQEALREVALDVDEGADIVMVKPALPYLDVVARVKQEFGVPVAAYSVSGEYAMIRAAGQLGWLDEERAMMEALTGIRRAGADLIITYFAKEAARLIEQGRA
- a CDS encoding Rrf2 family transcriptional regulator produces the protein MRISAKGEYAIKAMLDLALADGAGLRPIQDIAARQDIPQRYLEQVLLGLTRAGLLVSKRGSAGGYRLARAADQVTVGDVLRAVEGPVNGLEPVRRGRGRIARDPVADLSELWREIDEAVSGVVDRITFEDLRKRAEERRSVARAMYHI